In the genome of Xanthobacteraceae bacterium, one region contains:
- the sufD gene encoding Fe-S cluster assembly protein SufD: MNAEVKMMRTAAETAYTDALAALPGAEPVRALREKALRLFAEKGLPHRRVEEWKYTDLRALIREMPPLAKGADAAAIAEAKKTNVLPNIGAREIVFVNGAFVASLSNLKNLEKGLRISTLADALAKDAAMPALLAKLNPGKYDAVFALNTAALNEGIVIDVANGTQIAKPIHVRHIVTGTSPVSVFGRVFVKAGKKSQATIVQSHAGPDAVAYQTNTILQLSVADDAELDVVRVQAEGDKAIHLSMTVGAIGNESRFRSFALTTGAAVSRHTVPFAYAGRNARALLAGATLLRGKQHSDVTLEVDHALPGGESRELFKTVLDDESRGVFQGLIIVRPDAQKTDGRMMSAALLLGDAAEMDNKPELEIFADDVQCAHGATTGALDDDLMFYLRARGIPKKEAESLLIQSFFGEAIETIENGKIQSAVMARAAAWLAERSVP, from the coding sequence GTGAACGCTGAAGTCAAAATGATGCGCACGGCCGCCGAGACGGCTTACACGGATGCGCTCGCCGCGTTGCCGGGCGCGGAGCCGGTTCGCGCGCTCCGCGAAAAGGCGCTGCGTCTCTTTGCCGAAAAAGGCCTGCCGCACCGCCGCGTCGAGGAATGGAAATACACCGATCTGCGCGCGCTGATCCGCGAAATGCCGCCGCTGGCGAAGGGTGCGGATGCGGCCGCCATCGCGGAAGCGAAGAAAACGAACGTGCTTCCCAATATCGGTGCGCGCGAGATCGTTTTCGTCAACGGTGCTTTCGTCGCCTCGCTCTCCAACCTGAAGAATCTGGAAAAGGGCCTGCGCATTTCCACGCTGGCCGATGCGCTGGCGAAGGACGCGGCAATGCCCGCGCTGCTCGCGAAGCTCAATCCCGGCAAGTACGACGCGGTGTTCGCGCTCAATACGGCGGCGCTGAACGAAGGCATCGTGATCGACGTTGCGAACGGCACGCAGATCGCGAAACCCATCCATGTCCGCCATATCGTCACCGGCACGTCGCCGGTCAGCGTATTCGGCCGCGTGTTCGTCAAGGCGGGTAAAAAATCGCAGGCGACGATCGTGCAGTCGCATGCCGGTCCCGATGCGGTAGCCTACCAGACCAACACCATCTTGCAGCTTTCGGTAGCCGACGACGCCGAACTCGATGTCGTGCGCGTGCAGGCGGAAGGCGACAAGGCGATCCATCTTTCCATGACGGTCGGCGCCATCGGCAACGAAAGCCGCTTCCGCTCGTTCGCGCTGACGACCGGGGCGGCGGTGTCGCGCCACACCGTGCCGTTCGCCTATGCAGGCAGGAACGCGCGCGCGCTGCTCGCGGGCGCGACACTGCTGCGCGGTAAGCAGCACAGCGACGTCACGCTCGAAGTCGATCATGCGCTGCCGGGCGGCGAGAGCCGCGAACTGTTCAAGACCGTGCTCGACGACGAGAGTCGCGGCGTGTTTCAGGGATTGATTATCGTTCGCCCTGATGCGCAAAAAACCGATGGCCGCATGATGTCGGCCGCGCTCCTGCTCGGCGACGCAGCCGAAATGGACAACAAGCCGGAACTCGAAATCTTCGCCGACGACGTGCAATGCGCGCATGGCGCGACCACCGGCGCGCTCGACGACGATCTCATGTTCTATCTTCGCGCGCGTGGCATCCCGAAGAAGGAAGCCGAAAGCCTTCTGATCCAGTCGTTCTTCGGCGAGGCAATCGAGACCATCGAGAACGGGAAAATCCAGAGCGCCGTCATGGCTCGTGCGGCCGCCTGGCTTGCCGAAAGAAGCGTGCCGTGA
- a CDS encoding cysteine desulfurase, with protein sequence MNAPAKPAFDIAKVRADFPILSKEVYGKKLVYLDNAASAQKPKAVLDRMRYCYEHEYANVHRGLHYLANAATEAYEGAREKVRGFLNAKSASEIIFVKNATEAINLAAASFGLAEIGEGDEIVLSIMEHHSNIVPWHYHRERKGAVIKWAPVDEDGNFLLDEFEKLLTRRTKIVAITQMSNALGTIVPVKEVVKLAHARGIPVLVDGSQGAVHLTPDVQDIDADFYVFTGHKLYGPSGIGVLYAKREWLERLPPFLGGGEMIREVTEENVTYGDPPHKFEAGTPAIVPAVGLGAAIDYVQSLGHANIAAHEKMLLDYATEKLARINSLKFYGRAKEKGAILSFEMKGAHPHDVATVIDRQGVAVRAGTHCALPLLKRYGCTATCRASFALYNTKEEVDALAEALLKAQEMFA encoded by the coding sequence GTGAACGCGCCCGCAAAGCCCGCCTTCGACATTGCGAAGGTGCGCGCCGACTTCCCGATCCTGTCGAAGGAAGTCTACGGCAAGAAGCTGGTCTATCTCGACAACGCCGCGTCGGCGCAAAAGCCGAAGGCCGTGCTCGACCGCATGCGTTATTGCTACGAGCACGAATACGCCAACGTGCATCGCGGCCTGCATTATCTCGCGAACGCCGCGACTGAGGCCTATGAAGGCGCGCGCGAGAAGGTGCGCGGCTTCCTGAACGCGAAATCGGCGTCCGAGATCATCTTCGTAAAGAACGCCACCGAAGCGATCAATCTGGCCGCGGCCTCGTTCGGCCTTGCGGAAATCGGCGAGGGCGACGAGATCGTGCTCTCGATCATGGAGCACCACTCCAACATCGTGCCATGGCACTATCACCGCGAGCGCAAGGGCGCGGTCATCAAGTGGGCGCCGGTGGACGAGGACGGCAACTTCCTGCTCGACGAATTCGAGAAGCTGCTCACCAGGCGCACGAAGATCGTCGCCATCACGCAGATGTCGAATGCGCTCGGCACCATCGTCCCGGTGAAGGAAGTCGTGAAGCTCGCGCACGCGCGCGGCATCCCCGTGCTGGTCGATGGCAGCCAGGGCGCGGTGCATCTTACGCCGGACGTGCAGGACATCGACGCCGACTTCTATGTCTTCACAGGCCACAAGCTCTACGGGCCTTCGGGCATCGGCGTGCTTTACGCGAAGCGCGAGTGGCTGGAGCGCCTGCCGCCATTCCTCGGCGGCGGCGAAATGATCCGCGAAGTGACGGAGGAGAACGTCACTTACGGGGACCCGCCGCACAAGTTCGAGGCGGGAACTCCCGCTATCGTGCCTGCGGTCGGCCTCGGTGCCGCGATCGATTACGTCCAATCCCTCGGCCACGCCAATATCGCCGCGCACGAAAAGATGCTGCTCGACTACGCGACCGAGAAACTCGCGCGCATCAACAGCCTGAAGTTCTATGGCCGCGCGAAGGAGAAGGGCGCAATCCTCTCGTTCGAGATGAAAGGCGCGCATCCGCATGATGTAGCGACGGTCATCGACCGGCAGGGCGTGGCCGTCCGTGCCGGTACCCATTGCGCGCTGCCGCTGCTCAAGCGCTACGGCTGCACCGCGACCTGCCGCGCATCCTTCGCGCTCTACAACACGAAGGAAGAGGTCGATGCGCTGGCTGAAGCACTTCTAAAAGCGCAGGAAATGTTCGCGTGA
- a CDS encoding SUF system Fe-S cluster assembly protein produces MNEEVKPAAAAPITPATPSAIPAEELSRLTDDIVSALKTVYDPEIPVDIYELGLIYKVDIADDRQVAVDMTLTSPNCPAAVELPGMVENAVSSVQGVGPVKVKVVFDPPWDQSRMSEDARVALNLW; encoded by the coding sequence ATGAACGAAGAAGTGAAACCCGCCGCGGCGGCCCCCATTACCCCCGCGACCCCGTCGGCGATCCCGGCGGAAGAACTCTCGCGCCTGACCGACGACATCGTCAGCGCGCTGAAGACGGTCTACGATCCGGAAATCCCGGTCGATATTTACGAGCTGGGCCTGATCTACAAGGTCGATATCGCGGACGACCGGCAGGTCGCGGTCGATATGACCCTGACCTCGCCGAACTGCCCGGCGGCGGTGGAACTGCCCGGCATGGTGGAAAATGCCGTGTCCTCGGTGCAGGGCGTCGGCCCGGTCAAGGTGAAGGTCGTGTTCGACCCGCCGTGGGACCAGAGCCGCATGTCCGAGGATGCCAGGGTTGCGCTGAACCTGTGGTGA
- a CDS encoding iron-sulfur cluster assembly accessory protein has translation MTVTDAAAARVRELIARAGKPVAGVRVGVEKGGCAGMSYTMDLADTVERGDEVVETQGVKVLIDPKAVLFLLGTTMDFSVDKMSARFVFRNPNETSACGCGESVSITPAKASAAN, from the coding sequence ATGACCGTGACAGACGCCGCCGCCGCGCGCGTCCGCGAGTTGATTGCACGCGCGGGCAAGCCGGTCGCGGGCGTCCGCGTCGGCGTGGAAAAGGGCGGCTGTGCCGGCATGTCCTACACCATGGATCTGGCCGACACGGTCGAGCGCGGCGACGAGGTCGTCGAGACGCAGGGCGTGAAGGTGCTGATCGATCCGAAGGCGGTGTTGTTCCTGCTCGGCACCACGATGGATTTCTCGGTCGACAAGATGTCCGCGCGGTTCGTGTTCAGGAACCCGAACGAAACCTCGGCCTGCGGCTGCGGCGAATCCGTTTCCATCACGCCTGCGAAGGCGTCCGCCGCGAACTGA
- a CDS encoding TfoX/Sxy family protein, which translates to MAFDDEDSLRELFSAFGPIAVRRMFSGKGVYSDGVHFALSIGGTVYLRADEEIVPMFQAEGSKPFTYTAKGREIVVNYWSVSERCYDEPEELVPFARAALNAAKRIAAKKAKPRKPAAPKSKRPVRVRAAKKQTAKRKTKRS; encoded by the coding sequence ATGGCCTTCGACGACGAAGACTCGCTTCGCGAACTTTTCTCCGCATTCGGACCCATAGCCGTCCGCCGCATGTTCAGCGGCAAGGGCGTTTATTCGGACGGCGTGCATTTCGCGCTGTCGATCGGCGGCACGGTTTATCTGCGGGCCGACGAGGAGATCGTTCCGATGTTCCAGGCGGAAGGCTCGAAGCCTTTCACCTATACGGCCAAGGGCCGCGAGATCGTGGTCAATTACTGGTCGGTGTCGGAGCGTTGTTACGACGAGCCGGAAGAACTCGTTCCCTTCGCACGCGCGGCCTTGAACGCGGCGAAGCGGATTGCCGCGAAGAAAGCGAAGCCCCGCAAGCCGGCTGCGCCGAAAAGCAAACGGCCCGTCCGGGTCCGGGCCGCGAAAAAACAAACTGCAAAGCGGAAAACGAAGCGGAGTTAG